The following proteins are co-located in the Triticum aestivum cultivar Chinese Spring chromosome 1A, IWGSC CS RefSeq v2.1, whole genome shotgun sequence genome:
- the LOC123187981 gene encoding eukaryotic translation initiation factor 3 subunit G-like yields MALTQTKEEGDDCYLPPPVVIGPDEDGVRKVIEYRLEEGVVLKVTTTTRSRSKLAAKEHRSWPRFGDAANDDGATFRSRNPHPNVLSSHEVFLDRAGTGSRAARGGPVAAMLAGERDGSVVCRTCKKGYHWTSRCPYSDLYSQLEALDEQPKPACEGGRSAAYVRRRNHDNTVRVDNLSEQARDPDLLELYGAVGPVRRAHVVVDRRTGSSKGFGFVEFVRRADAEKAIRTLDRYGYDHLIIRVERPERRVG; encoded by the coding sequence atggCGCTTACGCAGACGAAGGAGGAGGGCGACGATTGCTATCTCCCGCCGCCGGTGGTCATCGGGCCCGACGAGGACGGTGTGAGAAAGGTTATCGAGTACCGCTTAGAAGAGGGCGTGGTTTTAAAGGTGACCACGACCACCCGCTCCCGCTCTAAACTCGCCGCCAAGGAGCACCGTTCGTGGCCCAGGTTCGGCGACGCCGCCAACGACGACGGCGCCACCTTCCGCTCACGTAATCCGCACCCAAACGTGCTCTCCTCACATGAAGTCTTCCTTGATCGCGCTGGGACTGGCAGCAGAGCTGCAAGAGGCGGTCCAGTGGCGGCCATGCTTGCCGGCGAGCGAGATGGTTCCGTGGTTTGCAGGACCTGCAAGAAGGGCTACCACTGGACGTCAAGGTGCCCATACAGTGACCTTTATTCccagctggaagccttggatgagCAGCCGAAACCCGCGTGTGAAGGAGGTCGCTCCGCTGCATACGTGAGGCGGAGGAACCACGACAACACCGTCCGCGTGGACAATCTTTCGGAGCAAGCCCGTGATCCAGACCTTCTGGAGCTGTATGGCGCGGTTGGCCCGGTTCGCCGCGCACATGTCGTCGTGGATCGCAGGACGGGATCTAGCAAGGGGTTTGGATTCGTAGAGTTCGTCCGCAGGGCAGATGCTGAAAAGGCTATCCGCACCCTCGATCGTTACGGCTACGATCACCTCATCATCCGTGTGGAGCGACCAGAACGACGCGTCGGCTGA